In Apium graveolens cultivar Ventura unplaced genomic scaffold, ASM990537v1 ctg6606, whole genome shotgun sequence, one DNA window encodes the following:
- the LOC141703396 gene encoding uncharacterized protein LOC141703396: MVAGRLCNACRKQIWRVRNGETENYRGDWGKWTVSGEFQVPFTQFPPMRDGANAKTVHDAIKGQPVSSLMITDQKEWDVELLNDIFEDRDVNLILSIPIGRVEFDSWYWNKEKLGTYTVKSAYAVLQGLECVMSSKKQLCTFWYHAHLQVYAGLLQYKREEVERIVMIMWSLWKNRNNIVWNQKSMEASEVISSANICLNQWKNAQDKSFDNFLGFMTQADGKERWEPPQLGEVKINTDVDAAL; the protein is encoded by the exons ATGGTTGCTGGTAGATTGTGTAACGCCTGCAG AAAACAAATATGGAGAGTGAGGAATGGAGAAACAGAAAATTATAGAGGGGACTGGGGGAAATGGACGGT GTCAGGAGAATTTCAAGTACCTTTCACTCAGTTTCCGCCAATGCGCGATGGAGCGAATGCAAAA ACAGTTCATGATGCTATAAAGGGTCAACCAGTGTCTTCTTTAATGATTACAGATCAAAAGGAATGGGATGTTGAGTTGCTCAATGATATTTTTGAAGACAGAGATGTTAATCTAATTTTATCAATCCCTATAGGACGAGTTGAGTTTGATTCATGGTATTGGAATAAAGAGAAGTTAGGAACTTACACAGTGAAGAGTGCATATGCAGTGCTACAGGGTCTGGAG TGTGTAATGTCGAGCAAGAAACAGTTATGCACATTCTGGTATCATGCCCATTTGCAAGTGTATGCTGGGTTGCTTCAG TATAAAAGGGAGGAAGTCGAGAGGATAGTCATGATCATGTGGTCCTTGTGGAAAAATAGGAACAACATTGTATGGAATCAAAAGAGTATGGAAGCCTCAGAAGTGATATCATCAGCAAATATATGTCTTAATCAATGGAAGAACGCTCAAGATAAGTCATTTGACAATTTTCTGGGGTTCATGACCCAAGCGGATGGCAAAGAGCGTTGGGAACCACCACAGTTAGGAGAGGTTAAGATCAACACTGATGTTGATGCTGCTCTTTGA